Sequence from the Chanodichthys erythropterus isolate Z2021 chromosome 12, ASM2448905v1, whole genome shotgun sequence genome:
TTCAACACGGCCCAGAACACCAGGTAACTGCGGCTGTAGAGCGGCGCCATGTTGGAGCATTTCTGAATGTTGCACACGCAGTGCCATCCCATAGTGGGCACCAGACCAATCACTATGGCGATGACCCAGATGCCGATGATGAGCAGCACGACCCTGTGGTTGGTCATTTTACTGTTTGGCTGCATGGTGAAGATGGTCTGGTGTCGCTCCAGAGCGATGGCCATCAGattaatcactgacgctgtcagACTGGTGACGATCAAACCCTAAAGGAGACACAAAGAATTTAGAGAGTGACTAGAgagtacatcagcttcagttcagcctcttaagaagacctcagatgacaaacacctatgaagagacggcgccaactcctgcgaggacttcagaagacgcaatcatctggatcaacatgcacactgcccaatttctatatatcctaattattgttaatgtaattcatttttccaggagctcattgcttttaccttcaattaaactgctaacagtgattgtaaattaaactgcctaaattattacattatttgctaactgcattcttaaactgtaattttgacatgcattctctgtaaagctgctttgaaatgatatgtatcatgaaaagtgctatacaaataaatgtgaaattttttttcccatacaaatgtaatatttcatatGCATGCTAATGGTGTTGTtgaggttttttgttttttgtacaaTCACTCTATAAATGTTTGAggtcatactgaccccaaacacatTGAGTGTCAACAGAAAACTAGAACCATAAGAGGGTTAACAATTTCAACCATTTTTTCAAAATCTAATAAAATCTACAAATTGTATCTTTTATCAAATTTTATAAAACTTAGTTTTTATACAAGTtacaattttattataaatagtaATAAATTTATGTCATAGTTTCCTCAAGTAAACCACAAttttattttggtggtttgTAGCGAAgactttctgtgtgtgtgagtgagtttctgtgtgtatttttttaaatagtttttatccaatgaattttcatttctacaTGATTCTCAACTAAGACAGCAGGTCTTCTCCCAGAATTCCTTACAGGAAACGGGAAGCACAGCATGTCCTGTTGCTCAACCACACTGATTTCAGATGTACTTACCTTGGGAATATTCAACAAATATAAATGCTTCCTCTTACACAGCTTCATTGGTGTGTCAAACACCTGAATCTCTGTGCAGTTTCTATTGCTAAACCAGTCATGGTTACTCTATTCAGCACCAACATTACTCATTAAACACCAATCCCAGACACTCCCAAACCGCAGCCTTACCTGTCGGACAAACCACTGATATATGGACAGCTTGATGGTCCAGGGGCCAGTGTGGAACATCAGGTACAGGTAGGAGATGCCGGAGAACAGATCCGCGGCCGCCAGGTTTCCCAGCAGATAGTATATGGGGTAATGAAACCTGCGGTTCATGAAGATGGCCATCATGACCAGGATGTTGGCGAagatcacaaaaaaacaaacgaGCAGTCCCAGGGAAACCACCACAATGTCTTTCGTCCGCCATGTGTCACTGATGTTCTTCTTGCTGAGATTGTAGAAGAAAGTTATAGTCTCGTTGTAGTAGCAAACCATCGTGGCGGACAGCGATTGGGCTGTGGAAGACAGCAGATTGGGTGATTGGATGAGATCTGATAGGTGGGAGTGAAGGGGAGGGGCCTTCGAGTGTCAGAGGTCGTTCATGGAGGCATGGAGCAGTGAACCTTCAGTCTGAAGAATCTACTGTGACAGAGGAAAAATACAAGGAGTGAATATTATTCAGGTTTTTAATCACCAACCCAGATTTGTGTTGGCCCAAATCCTGCCCACATCTGGCACATGTGGAATGATGATCTGGCCCACATGCTGCAATGAATTACGGCCCTTGTGTGGGCCGCTTCTGTTTGCCAGATCAGAGCCACAAGCAGGCCACAGCAATGCCACatgtcagccaagagcaaagaaatAAACCTAAACTGGACCTTATCTGAGCCACAAAATCTGTATATATTAAATTTAGAGTTATGTCAGCCTTAATAagcctgttaacaagcagaatctaCGGTGGCCAAGAGAGCTCAATGCGCTGCAAATGAAGAACACATTCGCAAATAGAAAAAATACCagcaaatgaagaaaacatctCCATCAGCAAATGTGCTgcaaagttcacaacacatgcaaatacagaaacacgctgcaaaaacACATACCAGGTCCGGCGACCTCAAGCCCCTTCTGCGATGATCTGAATGAAGATGATGATTAGGCAActtttgaaattaaattaatattttaatttgcccCGCAATAATTTATAGCGCATCACGCATAATATATAAGATAACTCCtgatttacaaaaaaaacacaagagaaatattaagaaataaatgaagGTTAAATCATGTTATCAGAACATGTTGAAGTAGAGCTCCCATCGCTGaatttttactttcactttctgcAGTGAATAAATGACTGGGATTTGAGACATAAAATcaagtaaattattaaaaaatatgttatttattattaataatattttctatGCAAAATAATACCTCACAAATCGTTTGTCCTGAGGCCAGGAGTGGCACAGACCACAACGGAAATGTTTACTCTTCAGTGGTGTGAACCTGAAAGGTGAGTTTGGTTTATCGTATGTGGATTATGAGCAGGcctatttgcagcgcgtttctgtatttgcatgtgttgtcaaactgatgaagatgttttctttatttgcagcgcgttgagctctctcggccactgTAAGAATCACTGAGGGAAAAATGAGAACAGAAAAAGAGacaagcagaaacacaagaactacaactgacttcagccacagccttacatgaaatcaactgaagatgaaagacattaaatctctgaagatctgattaaacaactccacaaatagcattaccagcttcacttattactaaccagactgactttatttctgttagaCATCAACAAAggttgttattgagaattaacagaggtttaacTCTAATGtgtttcatttgaagtcaccataaCGGTGATCAGTGTTTCCATCAGTTGGAATACTTATACTATACTTATACTTTTGTCTTTTCTGTCTGCTGTAAAAGTGTTTTTGTTAAACACATTTGCAGTAGCAAAGGAAGCTGAAGCAAAATAACATCAGATGATGATGGTTGTCTGTTGATTGTTTTGTAGTCATCATTGAATGGCCTGATGTCATTTGAATCTAATGACTGTGTTGTGGTTTCATATGTTTACATTATAAACCCTGTCTTACATGAGttcagacatcaagaatcactGTATGAATTTCAActatggtgacaatcaaaagtgccatgctgcaatgcatgctgggtgtTTTGTACTATGCTGGtacccagcatgctttgcatttTTGATTGGCATCATTGTTgtgattcatacgctgattcttgatgtctcaataaaactatttaataaCACAAACTCATTTTAaactgatcttttttttttttgctgcttaaaCACTCAGTTATGGTAGTTTTGCATAGAACAAAATTTCGGTCGTTTCCAGTTTTCATTTTGGTTCCTTGATCCGGTTCAGAGCCCTGCCAGagattatattacatcttgtgaaaggagcattataggtcccctttaaagacaACTGTTTGTTTTAcgttttctgaaatgttatgtttagATATGCAGATAAggttatctaattaaatatgcactcatttgtatacatttcccaaaaaaaaaaaaaaaaattcacatgaACTGAAGCACTATCAACGGCAGACAAAACTCAAGAAGTAAGCTAAACTTAAAGCAGTCATTCAGAGCATAACTACACAACACTTACCGTTTCCTCACGCCCCGCTGATTATACTCTACTCGAATCTCATGTCCTGATCAGGTGTGCACCGCTTCACTGCTGCCTGCCTGTACTGGGGGAGGGCGGGGCCAAACGAGCTGATTGGATGCAGGTGATGTGACTGACAAATGAGGAGGAGAATATTTTTAACTTTGAAGCTTTTAAAATTGATGTCACTGGATGCTCATCGATTCTGACAATCACTGCAACATCAACACATCTAGAGTTGAACTTGATTTGATTTTTTCGATTTGTTTAAGAGCTGCTTTCAGTATGTCTACAGAAGCAATAAGTTTGTatatagctatgtttccatccaaagttgtgcAAAGTTGGAATTTCTTATAAAACTGCAAATGCTCTATAAACACGAAACGCATCTTTTCAGATCCTATTTGCTGCGTTCACACTGCAGTTGAATACGGATTCACTCCACTTCTGACTGCAGTGTGTTTGTGGCACACATCTGTCTGATTTCACACTCAGGCTacgttcagactgtcagtccaaatccgattTTTCACAAATCGGATCTGAACAGTTACACAATGTGATACGTCAATAATTTTGGATCATATTCCAATCGGATACACAAATaatcggatttggactgacatTGTGAACGCAGCCAAAGAGGCGACAATGAACGGACTTTGACTGTGAGATGATCTGCACGAGTCTGACAGAGGATCAGAGTCACTTCATGATGAGCGTTTCTCTCACGCAAACCCTGACCCACATCCAGAGTCTGAACTGATCTGAGGTCAGCTCTCACTGAAACACAGCAGCTCACGCCAGCGCTTTCACTGATCTCAGCGCATTTACTGTCAGATTTCTGGGTCATTCTGGGAAACGGTGACTTTATGTCATTATTACcacaaaacaaaccctgacGAGAGATCGTTATCCTCCTGAAGGGGTTATCTGTGATGATGACTGTCTGAATGACACTATCACACGGCTAGTTACTGAAGAAATACATATATGGACAGAAATATTGATCTGagtctaaaatattttattataagaGAAGAAAGGGAGTGTGAATTGACTGAATGCTAAACGCTTTTTACTGTGTTATGGGCCACTGATGGGGTAGATTACAGTCGATTCATTGATGTTATCATTTACATTATCTGAATTATTTAACATGTTACAGCTTTCCACTAAGCCGCTGGTATTGATAACAGGAGTGACAAAGTATTTGACTCATATAAACTCCATGAACACAGATGTCAGATGCAAACAGTGCATTTCTTTATTGTGCTCCAATTAATAAACATTGCTTTCAGTTATTTTCCTGTGGTGTCCCATTCTTTCATGTTCACAGCACACACATTGTCATAacatattgttcattgaaggtTACTCTTTACCAGTGAATCGCTATTAAGCTCAGCCCTGAATATACCATGCCAGAGCGCCACCCAATGGACAAATAATTGCATTAAAATGGCTCCTACAGAACAGATGAAGGCTGTTTGTAAAACTAGCTGAAGTGCAAATATCCTGCTTTTCCTCTGGACTCCTCAACCTGCAGTCGGCGATACGAGATTGTAGCTGAGAAGAGGGACTGCCAGATTAACATGATGTTAATGAATTGTATGTCGTTGAATTGGGATATCCCTTTTTCCAGGTCCACAGATTCACAGATTTGATCGATAACGTTTTCTGCAGAATCTATCTCTTCTAATTTGTGTGGAAACTGTTTTCACAGGTTTATAAACAATGCAATTTTTTTATAATGATTTTAAATCCATAAACCTTCagtgtcccactttatattaggcgTTCTTAAcaactatgtacttacattataacataagtacaatgtacttattgtgttcatattgtattgtaaaacacgtttgctgctattgaggtggttatgtaaggttagggacaggtttggtggtatgggtaggtttaaaggttaagggatgggtcaacagtgtaattataaatgtaattacagaaagtaattacagatgtaattacatgcaggtgattttttttaaaaatataagtacactgtaaaaacatgtatgtacacaataagtgcattgtatcaaatgattaatttaaatgtaagttcACAGTAGTTAAAGACACAAGCATCAGAGCAGTGAAACACTGACCTTCACTCCACTCACTTGCACTAACACGATTCATCCTGTAGAGGGCGCTACACTAGAAAACTGTGTGGAAATTACACACTGCACTTTAtagctgatatatatatatataattaaatcaatCATATGTCTCaacagttaaaaataaaactataaaagtGTGTCAATACTGAAGCAATAgcctatagtgcatatatttagctaaatgctcctctctgagttcatttttgtagctgacTAATCAGTTTTTAGACACTGGGATCCTCCTCAAAGACTCAACTGTTCGGATCCGGAGTTGGCGTGAGATCTGTCATGTCCCGGGCGGGACTCCAGAGGGCGATCTCTctgcagaagaagaagaggaagaagaagggGTCCACGCTGCCTTTGGCTACGCTGTTGCTCGGCAACAGGAGAAGAGCATCTCTGTCTCCAAAGAGACTGTTGCTAGGCGACGGCAGGAGGATGTCAGCGCTGCAGAAGAGaataggcttgttcgacttgaagcAGCGCTGCACAGACCGATCGGTGCATGACGTCAAAGTACCGCAAGTTTAAAGTTTGAAGGCAATACAgtttatcagaaaaaaaaaaaaaaaaacagagagataatcttgctaaggtgttttaatttgttgataACATGTTTCTAGTTTGATTGaccacattgctagcatgttttaagaTGTTGCTTACATGATTCTAACATGATTTAGTACGTTGTTagcattatttaacatatttctaacataaattaacatgtttttaacatgatATAACACATTGAGTGCGTTTACATGCACCCTCATAATACGATTATAATGGGATTTTGGCAATATTGCGATTAAACTTCACCTCATGTAAACGCAATACTTCAGTTAAAGTAATGCGATTAAGCTCATAATCATAGTAAGCATAATCGCATTAAACTAGGTGGCATACGCCAATTTTAATCACAATAAACAggcatgtaaacaccttaatcgCTTTATTCCCGCTCTGACTAAAGTGCTCGGATGTACACGGATATCATGTTTTGTTCACTCAACTTCATGTAGTGGAGAAAAGTCATCTCTTTCTTGCAAATGAAGAGGCAGAGTTCCAGAAGTCAAAACAAGACTTTATTGAACAAAGCAACAAAGGCAAGACGCCTGCAGGACATCTGAATTCATCTCTGGCCAGGGCCATTCTTACACATTTCTCATATCTAATAACCAAAATAGACTCTTtatcatgcaaaaaaaataaaaaaaataaaaatcaaacatCTTTCTTATCGTCCCCTTAAATCTGCATTACCTCGTAACATGGGCAATGACCTGCTTCTTACCCTCATATCATAAGTTCACATATTTATTCTTTGTAATGTGTGAAAAGTATTGATATTAAAAgttaataattgaataatcaaaatacaattaatatgGCCAATCAATAAAATCTGAAGCAGTCTCTGTAGTGATCATTGAAAATGTATAAGCTGTGCCCATTTAGGAAAGGATGAAGTCCTTCTGCTCGGATCAGGAATCAGTTTGGGCTGCTGTTTGAGTGTTTCCCTCCTCATCCGATGCATTTGCTCTGTCAGTCTGAAGGCATTCAAGGCTCTGGTGTCATGGTGTGACAGTGGTTTGACTCTGGATGCTGTTGTCTCTGCCTCTCCTCAGTCTTTGTCCATATCAGCCCCTCAGAAGTTTTCAACTTCCTCTTTCAGGGGCGATGAAGGCCCATCAACCAATGTCTCTTCTTCTCTCTGCAGACATGTCCTTCACTTGTTTCACAATCCAGTTTCTATCGTTTGGTAGGTCAAGGCATCTGCCCCAGAAGTCATCTGGTGTCATCTAGAAATTAAACACTCAGAGATCCGCATTAATCAAATGTATCCTTTATAAATTCTACAACAATCTCTTTTAATTGTCTCTTAATTTCAGTCTCATCTGATTGAGCAGTTTCCCCatgctattttaaaggattGTCCACTTTTAGATaaatttttcctgataatttactcacccccaagtcatccaagatgttcatgtctttctttcttcagttgaaaagaaattaagaaattaaacattccaggattattctccttatagtggacttcaatggcctccaaactgttgaaggtcaaaattacagtttcagtgcagcttcaaagagctttaaacgataccagacgaggaataagggtctaatCTAGCGAAACCAtaggtcatttttgaaaaagaaaaatcaactgtatatgctttataaacaaatgataggcttgtacgtgcttccgctttccgtattcttcaaaacgcttacactgtatgtcttacgccttccatattcaacttatggaaaaaaaatggaactggcgccgcgttcgttctgtaagttgaatagggaaggtttatgactttatttttatttttttctagagttctagtttttattttattctaattATGATCCTGCtatttctgtaaagctgctttgaaacaatttgcattgtaaaaagcgctatatgattaaaggtgacttgactgtCTTTCCCAGAGACAAGAAGCCTCCAAGTGACATATGTATTTCACACCCCTTAATAATGGACTTGGTCTTTCAAAGCCATCTGTTGTTTACTGGAAAACCCCTGACCTAGCAAAAAACTGCAAAATAGGCCACAAGACTTTCTCAGACACATCTGacctttgtaataataatttcatgTAGGCCATGAGGCCTTTAAAACAGTATTCAAACTATTTCTATAATTGTTTTCTtataagataaataaaatatttaatcaacagacagacagatcctTCTCGTTCCTCAGCTCTTAGAGGAGTCCAGCATCTTCTCTCCGTCCTTCAGCACCACCTGTCCTCCGTTAGCCTGTTTGTCGCCTCCACCACGAGCCCTGCGAGCCTGAGACACAGAGAACAGACAAAACACTGGGCTGCAAATAACTGTAAGATGACCTCACCCAAGAAGACCCGTGAGAGAAAAGCAACAGAAGAAGTGCTTATAGTCACAGCTCAATgagaatcaatcaatcaatcaaaaagATGGGGGAACATCCAGGGGGTCCTGTTATGGTTTTTCAacttagtgtgtaatgttgctgttagagcataaacaatatctgcaaagttatgacactcaaagttcactcaagaagctcaaacgtgatgcataacacgagaatgaacctcattggttcttgagaaagctcaaacgtgctgcgtaacacgagaatgaacctcattggttcttgagaaagctcaaacgtgctgcgtaacacgagaatgaacctcattggttcttgagaaagct
This genomic interval carries:
- the LOC137031995 gene encoding lysophosphatidic acid receptor 1-like isoform X2; this encodes MVCYYNETITFFYNLSKKNISDTWRTKDIVVVSLGLLVCFFVIFANILVMMAIFMNRRFHYPIYYLLGNLAAADLFSGISYLYLMFHTGPWTIKLSIYQWFVRQGLIVTSLTASVINLMAIALERHQTIFTMQPNSKMTNHRVVLLIIGIWVIAIVIGLVPTMGWHCVCNIQKCSNMAPLYSRSYLVFWAVLNLLTFTVMVAVYTRIFIVGRKNHRMSQHTSQVKHKETVFNLMKTVIMILGCFVVCWTPGLVLLLLDGLCESCDVLTNEKFFLVLAECNSFMNPIIYSYREKDMRDTFKRILCYPCRRSQPGEYSGVRFNTLEQERVILLG
- the LOC137031995 gene encoding lysophosphatidic acid receptor 1-like isoform X1 yields the protein MVCYYNETITFFYNLSKKNISDTWRTKDIVVVSLGLLVCFFVIFANILVMMAIFMNRRFHYPIYYLLGNLAAADLFSGISYLYLMFHTGPWTIKLSIYQWFVRQGLIVTSLTASVINLMAIALERHQTIFTMQPNSKMTNHRVVLLIIGIWVIAIVIGLVPTMGWHCVCNIQKCSNMAPLYSRSYLVFWAVLNLLTFTVMVAVYTRIFIVGRKNHRMSQHTSQVKHKETVFNLMKTVIMILGCFVVCWTPGLVLLLLDGLCESCDVLTNEKFFLVLAECNSFMNPIIYSYREKDMRDTFKRILCYPCRRSQPGEYSGVRFNTLEQEDPLMNRKFKRTAFI